Within Amycolatopsis sp. cg5, the genomic segment GACCACCTTGCAGAAGTGCCTGCGCAGCAGTGTCGGCACCGGTGTGTTCATCCGCGGGCTGATCAACCGGACCACCAAGCCGTGGGAGTTCAAGGGTGAGCTCATCCACCTGGACTTCGCGTTCTCGCGGACCGCCGACTTCGCCGACACCGCGCAGCTCAACCCCGCCACGCCGGTCTACGGCCGCGGCAGGCGAGAGCTCTATGGGCTCCAAGATCCGGCGACCGCGGGGATGACCGCGTTCTTCCGGCCGGGCGACACCTGCTGGAACGCCAAGCCCGTGGCCGCGGGAACACCTGGCTGGGTTTGTGTCGCCGCGGGCACGCCCGGCACGTGGAAGGCGATGGCCGCTCTCGACGGCTAGCCTCCTGAGAAGGCCTACTAAGCTCGTAAGTCTCATGAGCGCCACACTCGTAGCGAAGGACCTCGCGGCCGGCCACGGCGATCGCGTCCTCTTCTCCGGTTTGCAACTCGTCGTCTCGCCCGGCGATGTCGTCGGCCTGGTCGGCGTCAACGGCGCGGGCAAGTCGACCCTGCTCCGCACACTCGGCGGCCTGATCCCCGCCGAGCAGGGGAGCGTGCAGCTGAGCCCGCCCACGGCGACCGTCGGGCACCTCCCGCAGGAGCCCGAGCGGCGCGAGGGCGAGACTGTGCACGCTTTCTTGAGCCGACGTACAGGCGTCGCCTCGGCGCAGGCGGAGCTTGACGCCGCGACGGCAGCGCTGGCCGCCGAGGCCGTGGGCGCCGACGACGCCTACGCGACCGCGTTCGACCGCTGGCTCGCGCTCGGCGGAGCGGACCTCGACGACCGGATCGGTGAGGTCGTCAACGAGCTCGGGCTCGACGTCAGCCTTGAGCAGCCCATGACGTCGCTGTCCGGCGGGCAGGCGGCGCGCGCGGGCATGGCTTCGCTGCTTCTTAGCCGTTACGACCTCTTCCTGCTCGACGAGCCCACGAACGACCTCGACCTCGACGGACTCGATCGTCTTGAGCGGTTCGTGAAGAACCTGCGCGCCGGAACCGTGCTGGTGAGCCACGACCGTGAGTTCCTCGCGCGGACGGTGACCAGGGTCGTCGAACTGGATCTGGCCCAGCAGCAGGTCAATTCCTACGGCGGTGGCTACGAGTCGTACCTCGAGGAGCGCGCGGTCGCGCGCAGGCACGCGCGCGAGGAGTACGAGGAGTTCGCCGACACCAAGGCCGCGCTCGAAGCCCGCGCGAGCATGCAGCGTGGCTGGATGGAGAAGGGCGTCAAGAACGCCAGGCGCAAGGCCACCGACAACGACAAGATCGGCCGTAAGTTCCGGTCGGAGGCCACCGAGAAGCAGGCGTCGAAGGCCCGTCAGACCGACCGCATGATCGAGCGGCTCGAGGTGGTCGAGGAGCCGCGCAAGGAGTGGGAACTCCGGATGGAGATCGCGGCGGCGCCGCGGGCAGGCGCGGTCGTCGCGACGCTGCGCGGAGCGGTCGTCGACCGGGGCGAGTTCACGCTGGGGCCGGTGGACCTGCAGATCGACTGGGCGGACAAGGTCGCCATCACCGGCGCGAACGGCGCGGGCAAGTCGACGCTGCTGGCCGCGCTGCTCGGCCGCATCGAGCTGACCGAGGGCGAGGCCTCGCTCGGCTCCGGGGTCGTCGTCGGCGAGGTCGACCAGGCGCGCAAGCTCTTCCTCGGCGATCAGCCGCTGGTCGACGCGTTCGCCGCCGAAGTGCCTGAGCTCGCGGACGCCGAGGTGCGCACGCTGCTGGCCAAGTTCGGGCTCAAGGCCCAGCACGTGCTGCGGCGCGCGGCGACGCTCTCACCGGGGGAGCGGACCCGGGCCGCCTTGGCGTTGCTGCAGATCCGTGGTGTCAACCTGCTCGTGCTGGACGAGCCGACCAACCACCTGGACCTGCCCGCCATCGAGCAGCTCGAGTCCGCGCTCACGAATTACCCCGGCACCCTGCTGCTGGTCACGCACGACCGCCGCATGCTGGAGGCCGTGGAGACCAATCGGCGTTTCGAAGTCGCCGACGGCAAGGTCACCGAACGCTAGGACGCCGAATCCGCGTCCAGGTGGTACTGCTCCAGCACCGCCGTGGCCAGGTGGTGACGCAGTAGCGCCGCCTCGGCCATGGTGAGCCGGATGTCCGGGCCGTTTTCGACCCGCAGGGTCAGGTGCGCACCGCCGACGTCCTGGGTGACGCCGACGGCGATGGGTACCGAGCGCCCCGTGTCGGGCTCTCTTCCGTTCACGATCAGGGTGATGCTCCACGGTCTTGGCTGTGCGCTGACGGTCATCTCCAGCTCCCGGGTCGGTTACCTCCACCGTGAACGGGAGAACGTGACCCAGACCTCATGACGGGACTATTCGGTAACCAATGGGTCACGGTGACGAGCGTGACAACGGAGTAACACTACGTCACTTGATCTCGTTTGGGTCGTGATTTGTGCACGGAGTGCAGCGGTCATACCCATCTTTGGTCGTAAAGCACTAGCACGGCGGAGTGTGACGAGCTTCACTGGAAGGGAGCAGATCCGAAGAACCGACTGAGGGGTGGAGATCGAAATGTCCGCGGTAGCGAAACCGGAATTGGTGCAGGCGCTGTTCTGTTCGCCGTTGCCGGTCACGGCCGATCTGCCGGTCGACAGCATCAGGGCCGAGATCGAAAGCATTCTCCAGGCGCAGGAATCCAGCGGATGCCTGTGCGACGTCGCACAGGAGGCCGGTGATCATCCTGAGAGTTACCTCGACCGCATCAGATGGTGCATCAGCTGTGTTCAGAAGGCTTACCCGCAAGTGGGGGCGGCCTGACGGGCAGAGAAGAGGGGACCTGAACCGAAACGGCCAGGTCCCCTCTTAAACGCTCAGCCCTTGGTAGCGCCGCCGGTGAGGCCCTTGACGAACTGCTTCTGCAGCGCCAAGTAGAAGATCAGCACCGGAAGCGTGGCGAGGAACATCAGCGCGAACACGCTGCCCAGGTCCGCCTGGTATTGCCCGATGGACCGGTAGATACCCGTGGTCACCGTGGTGCCCTGGGACGGCCCGAGGATGATGAGCGGGTCGATGAAGTCGTTCCAGATCCAGACCCCGAGGAAGATGAGCACGCTCGCCGTCGCCGGCTTGAGCAGTGGGAACACGATCCGCCAGAACACCTGCATCCGGTTGGCGCCGTCGAGCAGGGCCGCCTCTTCCAGTTCGACCGGCACGCCGCGGATGAACCCGCTGAAGACGAACACGCCGAACGGCACGTAGTAGCCGACGTTGAACAGCACCAGCCCCTGCAGGGTCGCCATCAGGTGCGTCGCGCGCAGCACGTCGGTGATCGGGATGAGGATGACCTGCGGCGGGATCATCAGCCCGGCGAGCAGGACCATCGTCAGCGCCTTCGTCCAGCGCTTCTGTGACCGGGCCAGGTAGTGGCCGAGCATCGCCGAGAGCACGGTCAGCACCAGTATCGACAGCAGCGTCACGACGATGCTGTTCGTGAGACTCACCCAGTAGAGCCCGTCCGGCCTGGTCAGCACGGCGCTGATGTTCTTGAGCGTCGGCGGCAGCGGCAGCGCGGACGGCTCGGTCGAGATCAGGTCGCCGCGCTTGAAGACGTTGACGAGCACGTAATACAGCGGGATGAAGAAGACGGCGCTGACGGCGATCGCCACCACCGGGCGGACCCAGGACCGCTTGTCGGTCGTCACGGCGCTCACAGGTCGACCTCCCGCCTGCGCAGGAACTGCAGCACGATCGTGGTCACGACGGCGACGATCACCAGCATCACGACCGCCATCGCCGACGCGTAGCCGGCGTGGTTGGCGTCGAGGCCGGTCGCGAGCACGTTGAACGCGATCGTCGCCGTGGTGCCGGAGCCGGGCCCCCCGTTGGTGATGACCTTGACGTAGTCGTAGGTCTTGAAGGCCGAAATCAGCATCACGACGGTGTTGATGGTCAGCGACGGCGCGAGCAGCGGCCAGGTGACCGCGCGGAACCGGCGCCACGGCCCGGCGCCGTCGATCTCCGCCGCCTCCAGCAGCTCGGTCGGCACGCCCTGCAGGCCGGCCAGGTAGACGACCACGCAGAAGCCGAGCATCTGCCAGCAGACGATCGAAGCGACCGAGTACAGCGCGATGTCCGGGTCGGACAGCCAGCCCGGCGGATGATCGACGCCGAGCGCGCGCAGCACCTGGTTGATCGGGCCCTGGTCGTCGAGCAGCTTCTGCCAGATGATGCTGACCACGACCGAGCTCAGGATGACCGGCGTGAAGAACACCGTCCGCAAGGCGTTGTAGAGCCAGCCTTTTTTGTCCAGCAGCAACGCGATGCCGAGGCCGAGCACGTTCGGCACGATGACCACGATCAGCGTGAGCACCGTGGTCACCCAGAGCGCGGTGAGGAAGGTTTCGTCGCTGAAGAGGTTCTTGTAGTTCTCCAGCCCGACGAACTTCGTGGGCGGGTTGAACGGGTTGTAGTTCGTCAGGCTGTAGCCGAAGCTGATCAGGATCGGCGCCATCACGAAGCAGAGATAGATCAGCACGCCGGGCGCGCCGAACGAGGCGAAGTGCCACACCCGCGGCAGGATCGGCTTGCGCCTGCGGCGGGTGGGCGACTTGCCTTCCTCAGCGCGCTCCGGCGTCGGAGCGGTCACGACATCTGTTGCCATTGTGGGTTATTTGGCCTTTGCCCATTCGGTGTCGAGGAAGGCGCACGCGTCGGCGACCGACTTGCGGCCGGTGATCACGTCCTGCGCGGCCTGGTAGACCTTGTCCTTCATGCCGGGCAGCAGGCCGTCGTCGGCGGTCTCCCAGGAAAAAGCGTTCACGACCGCCTTCTGCTCGACGGCCTTCTGGTACAGGTCGTAGCCTGCCTTGAACGTCGCGCCGGCGTCGGCGGGCGGGGTGTAGCCCTTGATGGCGGGGAAGAGGCCGTCGGCCTTGACCGAGGTGTCGAGCTGGGTCTTGTCGAGCTGGAACGCCAGTGCGAAGGTGCGCGCGGCCTCGAGGTTCGCGGACTTGGCGTTCACGATCATGCCGCCGCCGGTGTAGGCGGGCACCACGAGCTTGCCGTCCTCGCTGGGGAAGTTGAACACGCCGATCTCGAAGTCGTGCGGCTTGGTGTCGGCCGCCGACGCGAACCAGTTGCCCATCGGGTACATCGCGCCCTCGCCCTTGAGGAAGGCGGCCTGGGTGTCGTCGTAGCTGCGCGAGACCTGGCTCTTGTCGATGTAGCCCTTGGCGACCAGGTCGGCGAACTTGCCGAACGCCTTCTGGAAGTCGGGGTCGGCGAACTTGACCTTGTCGGCGCGGCGCTGGGTGAGCCAGTCGGGGGTCTTGCCGTAGAGGTCGACGCTGACGAGCCCGTCGAGGATCATCGCCGACGGGAAGCCTTCCTTGCCGCCGCCGATGACGAACGGCTTGCCGCCCTTGGCCTTGACCTTCTCGGCCGCCGCGACGAGCTCGGCCCAGGTGTTCGGCGTGGCGGTGATGCCCGCGTCGGCGAACATCTTCTTGTTGTAGTAGATCGGCGGGATCGTCTGGGTGTTCGCGGGCAGCTGGTGGTGCCCGCCCTTGATCGGGTTGGCGTCGGGGAACTGGAAGTCCTTGAGCTCCTCCGGCGTCCAGGCGTAGAGCGCGCCGGACTCGGCGAACCCGGCCGAGTCGACGGCGATCGCGACGTCGGGGAACTGCCCGGAGGTCAGCAGCTGCTTGGCGTACCCGGTGCGGTCGGTGCTGGGCGCGACCAGCTTCTTGACCTTGATGTCGGGGTGCTTGTCGGTGACGCGCTTGATCGCGGCGTCCCAGTATGCCGGGGTGAGGTTCGGCGATTCGAAGGTCAGGAACGAGATTTCCTTGCCGCCGCCGCCATTCGTGCCGGTTCCGGTGTCGGCGCCGACCGTGCACGCGCTCGCGGCGAGGAGTATCGCCGCTCCCAGCGCCAGGGACCTTCTCATGATCAGCCGCCTCTCACCACACTGCCTGAACCCCATGGGCCTCGGTGACCCGCGTCACGAGACTCGCGCATTCGATCCGATGTTTAGACAACTGTCAAGCCTTTAGAAGGATTGAAAGCTGCGCTGTGACCTTATACATCCGATCTCTGCTGAGAGGATCTTATACGTCAGATACGATACAAGCGCACTATCGCGCTGCCGTGGTCGCCCTTCGGCAGGTCGATCGCGAGCCCGTGCGCGAGCAGGACGGCTCCGTGGTGGACGGTGCCCGTGGCGGGGTCGCGGTACCGGGCGGCGGGGTCGAGACCCTGAAGCCGGACGCGCCGCTCGGGCAGGTTGAAGTGCCCGGACTGCCGGTAGGCGAACACGACCGTCAGCTCCGGCGACACGTACTGGACCGCCGAGATCCCGGACGCGGACGGCGGCTGGAGCCGGTGGAGTGCGCCGTGCTGAACGGTCTGGCGGATCTCTTTGTAGAGCGCGATCTGCTCACGCGCGAAGGCGAGGTCGTCCTCGCTCCACTCGGCGATGTCGCCGCCGATGCCGAGCACGCCCGCCATCGCCACGTGGAACCGGAACGCCAGTGGCGTCGACCGGCCGGTGACGAAGTTCGGGTTGTCGGTGACCCAGGCCGACATCGCGCGTGCCGGGTAGACCTGGGTGTAGCCGTGCTGGATGCGGAGCCGGTCGAGCGCGTCGGTGTTGTCCGAGGTCCATACCTGATCGGTGCGGGCGAGGATGCCCAGGTCGATCCGGCCGCCGCCCCCGCTGCACGACTCGATGCGCAGCCCGGGGTGCTCGGCGCGCAGCCGGTCCATGATCGCGTAGACGGCGTGGGTGTGCCCGGTCCACAGGCGGTCGGGGTCCTCGTCGTCCGGCCAGCCCGCCTCGCTGAACGGGCGGTTCATGTCCCACTTGAGGAAGTCGATGCCGTTGTCGCGAACGAGCGCGTCGAGCCAGCCGAACGCCCACTCGGCGACGTCGTCGCGCGCGAAGTTGAGCACCAGCTGCCTGCGCAGTTCGGAGCGGCGGCGATGCGGGTGGTGCAGCACCCAGTCGGGATGCGCGCGGTAGAGATCGCTGTCCGGGTTGACCATCTCGGGCTCGACCCAGAGGCCGAACTTCATGCCCAGCCGGTGCACCTCGTCGACGAGCGGGGCGAGGCCGCCGGGGAAGCGGTCGCGGTTGACGACCCAGTCGCCGAGGCCCGCGTTGTCACTCGTGCGGCTGCCGAACCAGCCGTCGTCCATCACGAACAGCTCGACGCCGAGGCTCGCGGCGTGTGCGGCGAGTTTGCGCTGACCTGCCTCGTTGACGTCGAAAGCCGTTGCTTCCCAAGAGTTGTAGAGCACCGGGCGTACTTCGTCGGAGTGGGGGAGCACGTGCGCGAGGGTGTACTCATGCCAGGCACGGCTGACGCCGCCGAAGCCGTTTTCCGAGAACACGCCCGAAAAAACGGGCGTGGTCAGCACGGAACCTCGGCCCAGCCGGTGGGTGACGCCGTCTTGGCCGAACCCGCCGGTGACCGTGACGCGGCCGTCGATGCTCCTGGTCGTGGTGAGGCGCCAGGACCCGCTCCAGGCGAGAGCGGTGCTCCAGACCTCGCCGCGGGTTTCGGACGCGTCGCCGGCGTCGAGCATCACCCAGGGATTGGCGTGGTGGCTGGTGATTCCGCGCCTGCTGGAGAAGACCGTCTCGCCTTCGACGACGGGTTCGCGGCGCAGCTGGCTTTCCGCGGCCCAGCGGCCGACCACATGGGACAGCCGGTAGTCCGCGCGCTCCGGCAGCACCCAGGCGGCCGAGTCGGCGCGCAGCACCTCGACCGGCTCACCGTCGTTGGCGAGTTCGACCCAGCGTTCGAGCACGTCGCCGCGGACGCGGTAGTGCAGGTCGATCCTCAGTGGATAGTGGCGGTCGCGGAAGGCGATCCGGAGCGTGTCGCCGTCGATCTCGTGGCCGGTGTACGCCCACTCGAGTGCGCGGGTCCCGTCGGCAAAGCGGACCTGCAGCGAGGGTGTCCAGTAGCGGGTGCCACCGTCGACGGCGAGCTCTTCGCGGCCTTCGTCAGGGTCGTTGAACCCGTCCCACCACGCGGCACTCGGCCGGAGCACGTCCGCGACCTGCTCGGCCGTGAGTGAGGGACCCCAGTAGACGTGGCGAGGCGCGTCCTCGTCGGTCAGCTGGAGCGCGTACGTCCAGGTGGTGGTCTGCAGTACCCAGAGCCGGGACTTCCCGTCGAAGGCGATCACGAGCGCAATCTTGGCCTCGGTGCCCGGAAACGGCCAGGGGACCGATCATCGGGACGGTGATCGGCGTCGCACTGCTTGACCGTGGTTGTTAGGCTTGCATAGCCTAAGTCCGTGGGTGTGAAAATGCCGGATGGCGGCGTACGAGGAGAGTTCGTGTCGGTCTACGAGGATGAGTCCTTCAGCGCTTCGATTGATCCTCTCCCGCTCGTGGTGAAGCTCGCCAGGGCCGGACTGTTCGACGACTACGTGGTCTACGAGAGCGGCGGCCGCTGGACCGTCGCAGGCGGCGAGCTGGCGACGGTCTCGCTCGACGCGACCGAGGTCAAGACCAAGCTCGCGGGAGCGGACGAGACCGTTCAGAGCTGGACGGGGTCGCCTGCCGACGCGTTGCGCCGGGCGCTCGACGCACTGCCGATCCAGGGCTGGAACGCCTACGGCTGGCTGGGTTTCGACTTCGCCGGGCTGATCGCGTCGCTGGTCTCGCGCGGCGCCGAGGCGCCGGGCGGCGAACTCGCCCGCCTGCTCGTGCCGAGGACCGAGGTCAAGATCGACGAGCGCGGCGTGGTGGTCCGCGGTGTCGACGAGGCCGAGCGCGCCCGCGTGCTGGACCTGCTGCGCGAGCCGGTCGAGCAGGTCGTCCCGGCCGCGACGGGCATCGACGTCCGCGCCGACGGCGAGGGCTACCGCGATCGCGTCGCGCAGGCGGTCAAGGAGATCCAGCTCGGGCAGTACCAGAAGGTCATCCTGTCGCGGACGGTGCGCATCCCGTTCGAGGCGGACATGGTCGGCACCTACGAGGTCGGCCGCCGGGGCAACACCCCGGCGCGCTCGTTCCTGCTGCGGATGAACGGCACCCAGGCGGCGGGGTTCAGCCCCGAGGTGATCGTCACGGTCGACGCCGAAGGCCACGTGCTGACCCAGCCGCTGGCGGGCACCCGCGCGTTCGGCCGGGGCAGCGAAGCCGACGCGGCCGCGCGCAGTGAGCTCGAGTCGGACCCGAAGGAGGTCTTCGAGCACGCGGTCTCCGTGCGTGCCGCCCAGGAGGAACTGCGCGGTGTCTGCCGGGCGGGCACCGTCGGCGTCGACGACTTCATGGGCATCAAGGAACGCGGCAGCGTCCAGCACCTGGCCTCGCTCGTGACCGGCACGCTCGACGAGCAGCGGACCTCTTGGGACGCCTTGGAGGCCGTGTTCCCGGCGATCACCGCTTCGGGCATCCCCAAGCGCGAGTCGCTGGACGCGATCTTCCGTCTCGACGAGACGCGGCGCGGCCTCTACTCCGGCGCGGTTCTCTCGGCTTCTCACGACGGAGCGCTCGACGCGGCCCTGGTGTTGCGCGCGGTTTATCAGCAGGACGGCCAAGCTTGGCTGCGCGCGGGCGCGGGCATCGTCACGGACTCGACTCCCGAGCGTGAGTTCGAGGAGACCTGCGAGAAGCTCTCCAGCGTCGCGCCGTTCGTAGTGCGCGCCGACTGATCTTGAAGTCTTAAGCAAGCGAGAGAGCGGGCTTACCCCACTGGAGGGGTAAGCCCGCTTTCGTGTCTTAAGAAGCTTTGGTGCGGAAGCGCCAGAGGACCCAGGCGAGGTAGACACCACCCAGCGCCCCGGTCATCGCGCCGACTGGGAGCAGCGTGTCGCCCGCGACCCGCTGCGCGGCGAAGTCCGCGACCACGACGAGCAACGCGCCCATCCAAGCCGACGGCAGTAGATTCGGCCCAGCCGACCTGGTAAGCCTCTTCGCGAGCTGAGGAGCCACGAGCGCGACGAAAGCGATCGGCCCGGCGGCGGCCGTCGCGATGGCGCAGGCCGCGGTGCCGACGATCAGCAAATACAGCCTGCTGCGCTCGATCGGGACACCCAGCGCCTGCGCGGCGTCGTCACCCATTTCCAGCATCTTCAGCCACTTGCCGCCCGCCAGCACCAGCGGCACGACGACCAGCAGCGCCCACAGCAGCGGGACGGCGTGCCCCCAGCCGCGGTTGTCGAGGCTGCCGGTGATCCACACGGTCGCGCGGCCCGCTTCGTTGAGGCTCGCGGTGACCAGGAGGTAGAAGTTGACCGACTGCAGGATCGCGCTCACCCCGATGCCGACCAGCACCAGCCGGTAGCCGCGCACACCCTGCTGCCACGCCAGCAGGTACACCAGCAGCGCGGTCACCAGGCCGCCGACGACGGCGCCGAGCGAGATCGCGGCCGTGCTGCCACCGAGCAGGACGATCACGGCGAGCGCGCCGGTCGCCGAGCCGTAGGTGAAGCCGACGATGTCCGGGCTGCCGAGCGGATTTCGGGACAGGCTCTGGAAAACCGCGCCGGACAGGCCGAGCGCGATGCCGACGCCCGCCGCGACGAGTACTCTCGGCAGGCGCAGGTCGAGCACGGCGAAGTTGGTCATGCGGCTGCCGTTGCCGAGCAGCGTCCTGATCACGTCCAGCGGCGCCACCGCGATGGCGCCGGTGCCGAGCGTGAACACCACCATCAGCGCGAGCAGGGCCAGCAGGAGCACGGAAGCCGTGACGGGCCGGGTTTTCACGAGCGCACCATCCGTGTCCGGCGGACCAGGTAGATGAACACCGGCGCGCCCAGCAGCGCCGTGACGACGCCGACGTCGAGTTCCTGTTGCG encodes:
- a CDS encoding ABC-F family ATP-binding cassette domain-containing protein, translated to MSATLVAKDLAAGHGDRVLFSGLQLVVSPGDVVGLVGVNGAGKSTLLRTLGGLIPAEQGSVQLSPPTATVGHLPQEPERREGETVHAFLSRRTGVASAQAELDAATAALAAEAVGADDAYATAFDRWLALGGADLDDRIGEVVNELGLDVSLEQPMTSLSGGQAARAGMASLLLSRYDLFLLDEPTNDLDLDGLDRLERFVKNLRAGTVLVSHDREFLARTVTRVVELDLAQQQVNSYGGGYESYLEERAVARRHAREEYEEFADTKAALEARASMQRGWMEKGVKNARRKATDNDKIGRKFRSEATEKQASKARQTDRMIERLEVVEEPRKEWELRMEIAAAPRAGAVVATLRGAVVDRGEFTLGPVDLQIDWADKVAITGANGAGKSTLLAALLGRIELTEGEASLGSGVVVGEVDQARKLFLGDQPLVDAFAAEVPELADAEVRTLLAKFGLKAQHVLRRAATLSPGERTRAALALLQIRGVNLLVLDEPTNHLDLPAIEQLESALTNYPGTLLLVTHDRRMLEAVETNRRFEVADGKVTER
- a CDS encoding carbohydrate ABC transporter permease, with the translated sequence MTTDKRSWVRPVVAIAVSAVFFIPLYYVLVNVFKRGDLISTEPSALPLPPTLKNISAVLTRPDGLYWVSLTNSIVVTLLSILVLTVLSAMLGHYLARSQKRWTKALTMVLLAGLMIPPQVILIPITDVLRATHLMATLQGLVLFNVGYYVPFGVFVFSGFIRGVPVELEEAALLDGANRMQVFWRIVFPLLKPATASVLIFLGVWIWNDFIDPLIILGPSQGTTVTTGIYRSIGQYQADLGSVFALMFLATLPVLIFYLALQKQFVKGLTGGATKG
- a CDS encoding carbohydrate ABC transporter permease yields the protein MTAPTPERAEEGKSPTRRRRKPILPRVWHFASFGAPGVLIYLCFVMAPILISFGYSLTNYNPFNPPTKFVGLENYKNLFSDETFLTALWVTTVLTLIVVIVPNVLGLGIALLLDKKGWLYNALRTVFFTPVILSSVVVSIIWQKLLDDQGPINQVLRALGVDHPPGWLSDPDIALYSVASIVCWQMLGFCVVVYLAGLQGVPTELLEAAEIDGAGPWRRFRAVTWPLLAPSLTINTVVMLISAFKTYDYVKVITNGGPGSGTTATIAFNVLATGLDANHAGYASAMAVVMLVIVAVVTTIVLQFLRRREVDL
- a CDS encoding ABC transporter substrate-binding protein, with protein sequence MRRSLALGAAILLAASACTVGADTGTGTNGGGGKEISFLTFESPNLTPAYWDAAIKRVTDKHPDIKVKKLVAPSTDRTGYAKQLLTSGQFPDVAIAVDSAGFAESGALYAWTPEELKDFQFPDANPIKGGHHQLPANTQTIPPIYYNKKMFADAGITATPNTWAELVAAAEKVKAKGGKPFVIGGGKEGFPSAMILDGLVSVDLYGKTPDWLTQRRADKVKFADPDFQKAFGKFADLVAKGYIDKSQVSRSYDDTQAAFLKGEGAMYPMGNWFASAADTKPHDFEIGVFNFPSEDGKLVVPAYTGGGMIVNAKSANLEAARTFALAFQLDKTQLDTSVKADGLFPAIKGYTPPADAGATFKAGYDLYQKAVEQKAVVNAFSWETADDGLLPGMKDKVYQAAQDVITGRKSVADACAFLDTEWAKAK
- a CDS encoding alpha-galactosidase; this translates as MIAFDGKSRLWVLQTTTWTYALQLTDEDAPRHVYWGPSLTAEQVADVLRPSAAWWDGFNDPDEGREELAVDGGTRYWTPSLQVRFADGTRALEWAYTGHEIDGDTLRIAFRDRHYPLRIDLHYRVRGDVLERWVELANDGEPVEVLRADSAAWVLPERADYRLSHVVGRWAAESQLRREPVVEGETVFSSRRGITSHHANPWVMLDAGDASETRGEVWSTALAWSGSWRLTTTRSIDGRVTVTGGFGQDGVTHRLGRGSVLTTPVFSGVFSENGFGGVSRAWHEYTLAHVLPHSDEVRPVLYNSWEATAFDVNEAGQRKLAAHAASLGVELFVMDDGWFGSRTSDNAGLGDWVVNRDRFPGGLAPLVDEVHRLGMKFGLWVEPEMVNPDSDLYRAHPDWVLHHPHRRRSELRRQLVLNFARDDVAEWAFGWLDALVRDNGIDFLKWDMNRPFSEAGWPDDEDPDRLWTGHTHAVYAIMDRLRAEHPGLRIESCSGGGGRIDLGILARTDQVWTSDNTDALDRLRIQHGYTQVYPARAMSAWVTDNPNFVTGRSTPLAFRFHVAMAGVLGIGGDIAEWSEDDLAFAREQIALYKEIRQTVQHGALHRLQPPSASGISAVQYVSPELTVVFAYRQSGHFNLPERRVRLQGLDPAARYRDPATGTVHHGAVLLAHGLAIDLPKGDHGSAIVRLYRI
- a CDS encoding salicylate synthase; the protein is MSVYEDESFSASIDPLPLVVKLARAGLFDDYVVYESGGRWTVAGGELATVSLDATEVKTKLAGADETVQSWTGSPADALRRALDALPIQGWNAYGWLGFDFAGLIASLVSRGAEAPGGELARLLVPRTEVKIDERGVVVRGVDEAERARVLDLLREPVEQVVPAATGIDVRADGEGYRDRVAQAVKEIQLGQYQKVILSRTVRIPFEADMVGTYEVGRRGNTPARSFLLRMNGTQAAGFSPEVIVTVDAEGHVLTQPLAGTRAFGRGSEADAAARSELESDPKEVFEHAVSVRAAQEELRGVCRAGTVGVDDFMGIKERGSVQHLASLVTGTLDEQRTSWDALEAVFPAITASGIPKRESLDAIFRLDETRRGLYSGAVLSASHDGALDAALVLRAVYQQDGQAWLRAGAGIVTDSTPEREFEETCEKLSSVAPFVVRAD
- a CDS encoding FecCD family ABC transporter permease, whose amino-acid sequence is MKTRPVTASVLLLALLALMVVFTLGTGAIAVAPLDVIRTLLGNGSRMTNFAVLDLRLPRVLVAAGVGIALGLSGAVFQSLSRNPLGSPDIVGFTYGSATGALAVIVLLGGSTAAISLGAVVGGLVTALLVYLLAWQQGVRGYRLVLVGIGVSAILQSVNFYLLVTASLNEAGRATVWITGSLDNRGWGHAVPLLWALLVVVPLVLAGGKWLKMLEMGDDAAQALGVPIERSRLYLLIVGTAACAIATAAAGPIAFVALVAPQLAKRLTRSAGPNLLPSAWMGALLVVVADFAAQRVAGDTLLPVGAMTGALGGVYLAWVLWRFRTKAS